A single region of the Garra rufa chromosome 6, GarRuf1.0, whole genome shotgun sequence genome encodes:
- the LOC141337452 gene encoding B-cell receptor CD22-like: protein MSLIMASPLPLFLLMIQGVSSADWGVSYSHSHICALKGSTVTISCTFTYPTGHQIKKVYWTKTTIKGKDEDFPDLSEDPEYSQRLQYLGDKQQNCNIRLSHVTQKDEHEYYFRFTTDIQDKKWTGQPGVTLAVTDLQVECPERVTEGDSVRLTCKSSCTLTDRATFIWYRNSQPLTERRDTNNQLLLQSVRREDAGRYNCALHGHTYISPSVYLDVMYPPGNPVISISPSGEIVEGDSVTLNCSSDSNPPAEISWFKGGTSVGSGRIYSISKISSDHNGEYKCKSINENGEKYAAVTLNVMYPPHSVVVSISPSGEIVEGDSVTLICSSDSNPPAEISWFKGGTFVGSGRIYSISNISSDHSGKYKCKSINEHGGKYSDAVTFSIMYPPRNVSVSFSAEIVEGDSMTLVCSSDSNPPAEISWFKENQSSAVGSGQSFSALQSGRFFCEAQNTYGSMKSAAQSVTGADFINTLVYLHSFHQSRELIMMSFLFQFIMMVIAV, encoded by the exons ATGTCGTTGATCATGGCTTCTCCTCTTCCTCTGTTTCTGCTCATGATTCAAG GGGTTTCTAGTGCTGATTGGGGTGTGAGTTACAGTCATTCACACATCTGTGCACTAAAGGGGTCAACAGTGACAATAAGCTGCACTTTTACATACCCTACTGGACATCAGATCAAGAAAGTGTACTGGACTAAAACAACTATTAAAGGGAAAGATGAAGATTTTCCAGATCTGTCTGAGGATCCTGAATACAGTCAGAGGCTTCAGTATCTGGGAGATAAACAGCAGAACTGCAACATCAGACTgagtcatgtgacacagaaggaTGAACATGAGTACTATTTCAGATTCACAACTGATATACAGGATAAGAAATGGACTGGTCAACCAGGAGTGACTCTTGCTGTCACAG aTCTTCAGGTGGAGTGTCCTGAGAGAGTGACAGAGGGAGATTCAGTCCGTCTGACATGTAAAAGCAGCTGCACTCTGACTGACAGAGCAACATTCATCTGGTACAGAAACTCACAGCCATTAACTGAGAGAAGAGACACAAACAATCAACTCCTGCTGCAGTCAGTCAGAAGAGAGGATGCAGGCAGATATAACTGTGCTCTACATGGACACACTTACATCTCTCCTTCTGTTTATCTAGATGTCATGT ATCCTCCAGGGAATCCAGTGATCTCCATCAGTCCATCTGGTGAAAtagtggagggagattcagtgactctgaactgcagcagtgattcaaacccacctgcaGAAATCAGCTGGTTTAAAGGAGGAACATCTGTAGGATCTGGAAGAATCTACAGCATCTCAAAGATCAGCTCCGATCACAATGGAGAATACAAGTGCAAGTCCATCAATGAAAATGGAGAGAAATACGCTGCTGTGACTTTAAACGTCATGT acCCTCCACATAGTGTCGTAGTGTCCATCAGTCCATCCGGTGAAAtagtggagggagattcagtgactctgatctgcagcagtgattcaaacccacctgcaGAAATCAGCTGGTTTAAAGGAGGAACGTTTGTAGGATCTGGAAGAATCTACAGTATCTCAAACatcagctctgatcacagtggaAAATACAAGTGCAAGTCCATCAACGAACATGGAGGGAAATACTCTGATGCTGTGACTTTTAGCATCATGT acCCACCCAGGAATGTCTCAGTGTCCTTCTCTGCTGAAATAGTGGAGGGTGATTCAATGACTCTTgtctgcagcagtgattcaaacccacctgcaGAAATCAGCTGGTTTAAGGAGAATCAAAGCTCAGCTGTTGGatctggacagagtttcagtgcaCTACAGAGTGGACGCTTCTTCTGTGAGGCTCAGAATACATATGGATCAATGAAATCAGCTGCGCAATCAGTGACCGGTGCAGATTTTATTAACACACTTGTGTATCTTCACAGCTTTCATCAGTCTAGAGAGTTAATTATGATGAGCTTCCTCTTTCAGTTCATCATGATGGTGATAGCAGTGTGA